The Thermosynechococcus sp. HN-54 DNA segment CACCCCCGGATAGCGGCGAGCAATCTCCGCTTCCAGACCACTGGCATGGGGACAGGGGACAATGACCACTGAAAGCCGCAGCCCCTCTTTGACCTGTTGCCGCAGTGTTGTTACAAAGGGATAAACCCAAGTGGCCAGTTCACCGGGGCCATTGCTGACAACGAGGATCTCAAGGGGAGCTGTCATGGGTTGTGTTCCCCTTGAATGCAGAATTGACTGCCGTCAGTCTCCCTAGGACATTTCCTGAATGATGTAGTCAAAGTAGGGAGCCGCCACTTCAGCATCTTCAGTGCTCAGCAGTGCCAAGGAAGCCTCCTTGAGGCAACGAATCGCTTCTGCCATCCCCGCCATCGGCACACCAAGGGAGTTGTACATTTCGCGGACACCAATAATGCCTGTGCGCTCAATCGGGTCTTTGTCACCGGCAAGGATGCCATAGGTAATTAGGCGCATATACCAGCCATAGTCCCGCAGACACAGGGCGCGCTGTTTCTGGCCGTAGGCGTTGCCCCCTGGAGAGATAAAGTCAGGCCGCTTCTGCCACAGTTGCTTGCTGGCTTGATCCACAATGCGTTTCTCATTTTCAGCCAGTGTCGTGGCAATGCGGAGGCGTTGCTCACCCGTTTGGAAAAAGTCACTAATCGTCTGGAGTTCGCCCGTGGTGGGGTAGCGCAATTCATCGTCCGCTTTAAGAAGAACCTGACTAATGACACTCATATTGCTAACACCGCTTAATACATCCCTCATTTTAGAGGACGGCGACCCCTTGTTGACGCTAAGGATATGAAAATCTCGATAGATAGCAGAGGATCCCCGATGGGATGTTCTACAGTGGAGCGCAAGGCCGCCTATTGGAACTGTTGAGATGCTCCTCTGACCGCAAGGGTTGGGCTTTAGACGCAGTTTTTTGGTCATGCTGCCCCCTAGAGTCAATCTCCCCCCTTGGTGTAGGATCAATGCGGTTTGCACTGGTTTCCGTCCATCTGATAATTGATCGAAAACTGTGATTGATCTGAAGCAACTGCGAGAAAATCCCCAAGCCTTTGGCGATCGCCTGCGACGGCGCGGTGGTGACTTTGACCTTGAGCGCATTTTAGAGTTAGATGCGCAGCAGCGTCAGTTGGAACAACAGCGATCGCACCTCCAAGCCCGCAGTAACGAAATTGGTGCCCTCGTTGGCAAAAAGATCAAGTCCGGCGTTGCCCCGACGGATCCAGAAATTCAAGCCCTCAAGGCCGAGGCCAACGATCTCAAGCAAAAACTGAGTGATCTCGAACCCCAAGAACGGCAGATCAAAGAGGAACTGGAACGCCTGCTGCTAACGATTCCCAACCCTCCTAGTGAGACCACCCCGATTGGCCGCGATGAAACGGAAAACGTTGAGGTACGCCGCTGGGGCGACGAGTATAAGCCAACCCACCCTTGTCAGCCCCACTGGGAAATTGCCAGCCAATTGGGACTCTGGGATGTGGAGCGTTCAGTCAAGGTGGCTCAGAGTCGGTTTGTCACGCTACTGGGAATGGGGGCTGCCCTTGAGCGTGCCTTAATCCAATTCATGCTCGATACCCACCGTGAGCGGGGATATGTCGAAGTCTTGCCGCCCTTGCTGGTCAATAGTGCCTCGCTAACCGGCACGGGTCAGTTACCCAAATTTGCTGAGGAAAGTTTTCGCTGTGCCGATGATGATCTTTGGCTGATTCCGACAGCAGAAGTACCCGTCACCAATCTCTATCGCGATGAAATTTTAGCCGCCGATCAACTGCCCATTTACCACTGTGCCTACACCCCCTGTTTTCGCCGTGAAGCGGGGAGTTATGGCAAAGATACACGCGGCCTGATTCGCCTGCATCAATTCAACAAGGTGGAGTTAGTGAAATTTGTTCACCCGGACACCTCTGCCGCTGAGCATGAAGCCCTTGTGGCCGATGCCGAGTTCATTCTCCAAGCCCTGAAGCTGCCCTATCGCGTGATTGAACTGTGTACGGGGGATTTGGGGTTTGGTGCCATGAAGTGCTACGACCTAGAGGTGTGGCTTCCCGCTGCGGGTTGTTACCGCGAAATTTCCAGTTGCTCGAACTTTGGCGATTTTCAAGCGCGGCGTGCCAAGATTCGCTTCAAAGGAGCTAAGCAAAAGGGAACCCAGTTTGTCCACACCCTCAATGGCTCTGGCCTAGCCGTTGGACGAACCATGGCGGCTATTCTCGAAAACTACCAACAACCCGATGGCACGGTGCGGGTACCAGAGGTGTTGCAACCCTACCTCAAGTGTAGCCATATTGGCGGAGCTAGATCGTGAACACCACCCTAGGGGCGATCGCCCGTGCCTTGGGGGTAGAAGTCTCGGCGTCTCATCTGCCAGTGACGGGCATTTGCACTGACTCTCGCCAAATTACCCCCGGCAATGTCTTTCTGGCGCTGCGAGGAGAAACGTTTGATGGTCATCAATTTGTGGATCAAGCGGCAGCAGCGGGGGCGATCGCCCT contains these protein-coding regions:
- a CDS encoding allophycocyanin subunit alpha-B, translated to MSVISQVLLKADDELRYPTTGELQTISDFFQTGEQRLRIATTLAENEKRIVDQASKQLWQKRPDFISPGGNAYGQKQRALCLRDYGWYMRLITYGILAGDKDPIERTGIIGVREMYNSLGVPMAGMAEAIRCLKEASLALLSTEDAEVAAPYFDYIIQEMS
- the serS gene encoding serine--tRNA ligase; the protein is MIDLKQLRENPQAFGDRLRRRGGDFDLERILELDAQQRQLEQQRSHLQARSNEIGALVGKKIKSGVAPTDPEIQALKAEANDLKQKLSDLEPQERQIKEELERLLLTIPNPPSETTPIGRDETENVEVRRWGDEYKPTHPCQPHWEIASQLGLWDVERSVKVAQSRFVTLLGMGAALERALIQFMLDTHRERGYVEVLPPLLVNSASLTGTGQLPKFAEESFRCADDDLWLIPTAEVPVTNLYRDEILAADQLPIYHCAYTPCFRREAGSYGKDTRGLIRLHQFNKVELVKFVHPDTSAAEHEALVADAEFILQALKLPYRVIELCTGDLGFGAMKCYDLEVWLPAAGCYREISSCSNFGDFQARRAKIRFKGAKQKGTQFVHTLNGSGLAVGRTMAAILENYQQPDGTVRVPEVLQPYLKCSHIGGARS